The following are from one region of the Siniperca chuatsi isolate FFG_IHB_CAS linkage group LG21, ASM2008510v1, whole genome shotgun sequence genome:
- the limd2 gene encoding LIM domain-containing protein 2, which yields MDTRSTEEKPVQRSKSFSFKTQKEVCSSCDKTVYPMERLVANNLVFHSTCFCCKHCNAKLSLGTFAALQGEFYCKPHFQQLFKSKGNYDEGFGRKQHKELWTSKESDNITKTA from the exons GACACCAGGAGCACTGAAGAGAAACCTGTCCAGCGATCTAAG TCCTTCAGCTTTAAGACCCAGAAGGAAGTGTGTTCATCATGTGACAAGACGGTCTACCCAATGGAGAGATTGGTTGCCAACAACCTGGTCTTCCATTCAACATGCTTTTGCTGCAAGCACTGCAACGCCAAACTCAG CCTTGGCACCTTCGCAGCTCTTCAAGGTGAATTTTACTGTAAACCCCACTTTCAGCAGCTGTTCAAAAGCAAAGGCAACTACGACGAGGGCTTCGGACGCAAACAGCACAAAGAGCTCTGGACCTCCAAGGAGTCGGATAATATAACAAAGACAGCATAA